Proteins found in one Thalassomonas actiniarum genomic segment:
- a CDS encoding CheR family methyltransferase, which produces MDRQSREAFEIKWLLEAIYACYGYDFRDYAGASLKRRILNRLEQSDCRHISDMVGKMLYDSDFFELFLQDMSITVTEMFRDPKVFLRLRERVIPRLKTYSRINVWHAGCATGEEVYSLAILLHEEGLLEKTRIYATDFNNHSLEIARKGIYSQELVKYQENYLLGGGKKALSEYYRHNYDAVIMKAFLRKRITFAYHNLTRDQVFAEMHLIMCRNVLIYFNQALQNKVLGLLINSLVHKGFLVLGDKETLEFTSITHQFDDFEPGAKIYRKTAALPKANQDEA; this is translated from the coding sequence ATGGATAGACAATCCCGGGAAGCATTTGAAATAAAATGGCTGCTCGAAGCCATCTACGCCTGTTACGGTTATGATTTTCGTGACTATGCCGGCGCTTCGTTGAAGCGACGGATACTCAACCGCCTGGAGCAGAGTGATTGCCGCCATATCTCGGATATGGTGGGTAAAATGCTTTACGACAGTGATTTTTTCGAGTTGTTCCTTCAGGATATGTCGATCACTGTCACCGAAATGTTTCGCGACCCCAAGGTGTTTTTACGGCTCCGTGAACGGGTGATCCCCAGATTAAAGACATATTCGCGCATTAATGTCTGGCATGCCGGTTGTGCCACAGGGGAAGAAGTCTATTCCCTGGCGATACTCTTGCACGAAGAGGGCTTGCTGGAAAAAACCCGGATTTATGCCACCGACTTTAACAATCATTCGTTAGAAATTGCCCGAAAAGGCATTTATTCCCAGGAGCTGGTGAAATACCAGGAGAATTATCTGCTGGGGGGAGGGAAAAAGGCCCTGAGCGAGTATTACCGGCACAATTATGATGCGGTGATCATGAAGGCATTTTTAAGAAAGCGTATTACCTTTGCCTATCACAATCTCACCCGGGATCAGGTCTTTGCTGAAATGCACCTGATCATGTGCCGTAATGTACTGATTTATTTTAATCAGGCTCTGCAGAATAAAGTGCTGGGCCTGCTTATTAACAGTCTGGTGCATAAAGGCTTTCTTGTCTTGGGGGATAAGGAAACCCTGGAATTTACCTCGATAACACATCAGTTTGATGATTTTGAGCCCGGGGCTAAAATTTATCGTAAAACCGCCGCTTTGCCTAAGGCAAATCAAGATGAAGCTTAA
- a CDS encoding response regulator yields MKNLTFTAKIWLGFSLVLLLILAVILVIQVHFTAIAQTEKRIAKTRIPTAHSSKEMLIGIQGTLASLRGWILLKDPVFKKQRAGFWQNEIGLSLATLKMLSLNWTNPENIKTLNQLQADLVKFRQYQDEIEAIADSKDNKPAAKILTLELTPANQVILDSITAMINEEAKLKSAKIRIDLFKAMADFRASISQSQVYIELYVLLADESYLQFYEKQWQINGARYLKLMELSQSFSARQQLAFSRLTTARNKFSQLVDRMQEIMQGQESDLANHWLATRAIPLVSSIESKLTQMSEDQEMLLVADFDLHQQGLNRLERESSILFATVILLILCLALMIVRAVVRPIHQLLAMTVKIGNGEYAIDTQLTGSVEMMRLGRALEKMKQQIAERAERLEQQNWLTTQENRVMELTQGVLSLNDICDLVISHLARSFEAGHGVFYLANQADKEEEESLSLSLCGSYAFTERKELSAQLQLGEGLAGQAAKEGKPILLTRVPGDYISIKSALGQQQPMNILAYPVMHENNLVGIIELASFVTFTDRQLQLLEKVSVNLGIIIDNVANRNRTEKLLVETQNQALALNLQKEELRSVNENLESQAQQLKLSQEELQQQSEELRVSNEELSEKQKTLIEQSKSLQQTKAELEKKAEELTTTSKYKSEFLANMSHELRTPLNSLLILSKSLANNDAGNLTSEQLEDAKVIHEGGQALLMLINDIMDLSKVEAGKLTVHIESVSLDTVCQDLELMFAKLARQKQLEFSLSQDADVPVAIQSDIQRLEQVLKNFMSNAFKFTSKGSVRLRIHRPLPEVQQLPDYIEADDSLAFSVIDTGIGIADDKQVAIFEAFQQEDGSINRKYGGTGLGLAISRELAHLLGGEIKLQSTLGQGSVFTLYLPLHSQEIAPASEPVLPEANVFKAVKAEAGVNSSSSADKMTQPGDFLDDDREILRESDKSLLVIEDDIHFARILVKAARKEGFKCLATDKGREGLLLAQQFLPMGIILDLGLPDINGLTVLEQLKFNLKTRHIPVHIASGADCEQDSLNSGAFSFLAKPVANEQIGNLLSSLIKTSSRQFKQVLVIEDDPGNQQAITKLISAETIRVDCVDCGAKALEYLGEHKVDCIILDLGLPDMSGGELLTTIKQLRGQERVPVIVYTGKDIPDDEYKALCKISEDIIVKGAESPERLLDDVSLFLHSIQSAFSMEQQKTLKMLHDQTTTLSGQEILLVDDDMRNIFALSRELEKSGVNVTMAENGLVALEKIAERDAPFDLILMDIMMPEMDGLTAIREIRKISVYQQVPIIALTAKAMPEDKASCIEAGASEYLTKPVDMERLLSMMQIWLF; encoded by the coding sequence GTGAAAAATTTAACCTTCACCGCTAAGATTTGGTTAGGGTTTTCGCTGGTACTGCTGTTAATACTAGCCGTTATCCTGGTCATTCAAGTCCATTTTACAGCGATTGCTCAAACAGAGAAAAGAATCGCCAAGACCCGGATCCCCACTGCCCACAGCTCAAAAGAAATGCTTATCGGCATTCAGGGAACCCTGGCTTCTCTGCGTGGCTGGATATTACTTAAAGATCCCGTGTTTAAAAAACAACGTGCCGGATTCTGGCAAAATGAGATCGGCTTGTCGCTGGCGACTCTGAAAATGTTATCGCTCAATTGGACCAATCCGGAAAATATCAAAACCCTGAACCAGCTGCAGGCGGATCTGGTCAAGTTTCGCCAGTACCAGGACGAAATAGAAGCCATTGCCGACAGTAAAGACAATAAGCCCGCCGCCAAGATTCTGACGTTAGAGCTCACGCCTGCCAATCAAGTGATTTTGGACAGCATTACCGCCATGATCAATGAAGAGGCAAAGCTAAAGTCCGCCAAGATCCGTATAGATTTATTTAAAGCCATGGCCGACTTTCGCGCCAGTATCAGTCAGTCGCAGGTCTATATTGAACTCTATGTCCTGCTGGCGGATGAAAGTTATCTCCAGTTCTATGAAAAACAGTGGCAAATCAACGGCGCCCGTTACCTTAAGTTAATGGAGTTGAGCCAGTCTTTTAGCGCCAGGCAGCAACTGGCCTTTAGCCGGTTAACCACGGCAAGAAACAAATTTTCCCAATTAGTGGACCGGATGCAGGAGATCATGCAGGGGCAAGAAAGTGATCTGGCCAATCATTGGCTGGCGACCCGGGCGATCCCTTTAGTGAGCAGCATAGAATCAAAATTAACGCAAATGAGTGAAGATCAGGAAATGCTGCTTGTTGCCGACTTTGACTTGCACCAGCAAGGACTGAACCGGCTGGAGCGTGAGTCAAGCATACTGTTTGCTACGGTGATCCTGCTTATTCTGTGTCTGGCGCTCATGATAGTGCGTGCCGTGGTCCGGCCTATCCATCAGTTATTGGCCATGACGGTGAAAATAGGCAATGGCGAATATGCGATAGATACCCAGTTAACGGGCTCGGTAGAAATGATGAGGTTGGGGCGTGCGCTGGAGAAAATGAAGCAGCAAATTGCCGAGCGGGCTGAGCGTTTAGAGCAGCAAAACTGGCTAACCACCCAGGAAAACCGGGTGATGGAGCTTACCCAGGGAGTGTTGAGCCTAAATGATATCTGCGACCTGGTGATCTCGCATTTAGCCAGGAGCTTTGAAGCCGGGCATGGCGTCTTTTACCTGGCAAACCAGGCCGATAAGGAGGAGGAAGAATCCTTATCCTTGTCACTTTGTGGCAGTTATGCCTTTACTGAGCGCAAGGAGTTGTCTGCACAGCTCCAGCTGGGAGAAGGCCTGGCCGGACAGGCAGCGAAGGAAGGCAAGCCCATTTTACTGACCCGGGTGCCGGGGGACTATATCAGCATCAAGTCTGCCCTGGGGCAGCAGCAGCCGATGAATATCCTTGCCTATCCGGTCATGCATGAAAATAACCTGGTGGGGATCATTGAGCTGGCCAGCTTTGTCACTTTCACCGACCGCCAACTGCAGTTGCTGGAAAAAGTCAGTGTTAATTTAGGGATCATTATTGACAATGTCGCCAACCGTAACCGCACCGAAAAGTTGTTGGTAGAAACCCAAAACCAGGCTTTAGCGCTTAACCTGCAAAAAGAAGAGTTACGCTCGGTCAATGAAAACCTGGAGAGTCAGGCACAGCAACTGAAACTCTCGCAGGAAGAGCTGCAGCAACAATCGGAAGAATTACGGGTTTCCAACGAGGAGTTGTCGGAAAAGCAAAAAACCTTAATCGAACAGTCGAAAAGCCTGCAGCAGACCAAAGCTGAATTGGAGAAAAAAGCGGAAGAGCTCACCACCACCAGTAAATACAAATCTGAGTTTTTGGCGAATATGTCTCATGAGTTACGCACGCCGTTAAACAGTTTGCTGATTTTATCCAAGTCATTGGCCAATAACGATGCGGGCAACCTGACGTCTGAACAGCTTGAAGATGCCAAGGTGATCCACGAAGGGGGGCAGGCACTGCTGATGTTAATCAATGACATTATGGACTTGTCCAAAGTGGAAGCGGGCAAACTCACCGTACATATTGAGTCTGTGTCCCTGGATACGGTTTGCCAGGATCTCGAGCTGATGTTTGCCAAACTGGCCCGGCAAAAACAACTTGAATTTAGCCTCAGCCAGGATGCCGATGTCCCTGTGGCCATACAGAGCGATATCCAACGGCTGGAGCAGGTTTTAAAGAACTTTATGTCCAATGCCTTTAAATTTACCAGCAAAGGTTCGGTCCGTCTGCGGATCCACCGGCCATTACCTGAAGTACAACAACTGCCGGATTATATTGAGGCGGACGATTCCCTGGCGTTTTCCGTGATAGATACCGGCATCGGCATTGCGGATGATAAGCAAGTGGCGATTTTTGAAGCCTTTCAACAAGAAGATGGTTCCATCAACCGTAAATATGGCGGTACCGGTTTAGGGCTGGCGATATCACGCGAACTGGCTCACCTGCTGGGCGGGGAAATAAAGCTGCAAAGTACCCTGGGCCAGGGCAGTGTTTTTACCTTGTATCTCCCTTTGCATTCACAAGAGATTGCTCCGGCATCAGAGCCGGTTTTACCGGAAGCTAATGTTTTTAAAGCCGTCAAAGCCGAGGCCGGGGTAAACTCTTCCTCTTCGGCAGATAAAATGACTCAGCCAGGCGATTTTCTCGATGACGACAGAGAGATCCTCCGGGAAAGTGATAAAAGCTTATTGGTGATTGAAGATGATATTCATTTTGCCCGGATTCTTGTCAAAGCCGCGCGAAAGGAAGGCTTTAAGTGCCTGGCCACCGACAAGGGCAGGGAAGGGCTGTTATTGGCCCAGCAATTTTTGCCCATGGGCATCATCCTGGATTTAGGTCTGCCGGACATTAATGGCCTAACGGTGTTAGAGCAGCTTAAGTTCAACCTCAAAACCCGGCATATTCCGGTACATATTGCCTCCGGAGCCGATTGCGAGCAGGACTCTTTAAATTCTGGGGCTTTCAGTTTCCTGGCCAAACCTGTGGCGAATGAACAAATCGGTAATTTACTCAGTTCGCTTATTAAAACCTCGTCCCGCCAATTCAAACAAGTGCTGGTGATTGAAGATGATCCCGGCAACCAGCAGGCGATTACCAAGCTGATTTCGGCAGAGACCATTCGGGTAGATTGTGTCGATTGCGGCGCCAAGGCACTTGAATACCTGGGAGAGCATAAGGTGGACTGCATTATTCTGGATTTGGGCTTGCCGGATATGAGCGGGGGAGAGCTATTAACCACCATCAAGCAGCTTCGCGGGCAAGAGCGGGTACCGGTGATCGTTTATACCGGTAAAGATATTCCGGACGATGAATATAAAGCGCTGTGCAAGATAAGCGAAGATATTATCGTCAAGGGGGCCGAGTCACCGGAGCGGTTACTCGATGATGTCTCGCTTTTTCTGCACAGTATCCAGAGCGCCTTTTCCATGGAGCAACAAAAAACCTTAAAGATGCTCCATGATCAAACAACAACTTTGTCGGGACAGGAGATTTTACTGGTCGACGATGACATGAGAAATATTTTTGCCCTGTCGCGGGAGCTTGAGAAGTCCGGAGTAAATGTCACTATGGCGGAAAATGGCCTGGTGGCACTAGAAAAAATTGCTGAACGCGATGCGCCCTTTGATTTGATTTTGATGGATATCATGATGCCGGAAATGGACGGCCTGACGGCAATACGGGAAATCCGAAAAATCAGCGTCTATCAGCAGGTGCCCATTATTGCGTTGACGGCAAAAGCGATGCCGGAAGACAAGGCCAGCTGTATTGAAGCCGGGGCATCGGAATATCTCACTAAACCTGTCGATATGGAGCGCTTATTATCCATGATGCAAATTTGGCTGTTTTAA
- a CDS encoding chemotaxis protein CheB, with protein sequence MKLKQYHMLVIGASAGGLNALGVVLGRLPGSFPAPVLVVQHQGVGNDSEYLALLLDSMTALRVREARAGEVPLPGSVYISPAGYHLQLELSGKLSLSVDLPVNFSIPSIDVLFDTAADALGTNLAALILTGASSDGSMGLKNIKGRGGLTLVQSPQTAQAPQMPEHAIANARPDFIVPLQDIGALLCRIFLVKAVNGGRQKGGSP encoded by the coding sequence ATGAAGCTTAAGCAATATCATATGCTGGTCATAGGTGCTTCTGCCGGCGGACTTAATGCCTTGGGTGTCGTGTTGGGCCGGCTTCCCGGATCTTTTCCTGCACCTGTGCTGGTGGTACAGCACCAGGGCGTTGGTAATGACAGTGAATATTTAGCCTTGTTGCTCGACAGCATGACTGCCTTACGGGTCAGGGAGGCTAGGGCGGGGGAGGTACCTTTGCCGGGCTCTGTGTATATTTCACCCGCCGGATATCATTTACAGCTCGAGTTGTCGGGAAAGCTGAGTTTATCGGTGGATTTACCGGTAAATTTTTCAATTCCTTCCATCGATGTGCTTTTTGATACCGCTGCCGATGCGCTTGGGACAAATTTGGCGGCGCTGATCTTAACCGGGGCAAGTTCAGACGGCAGCATGGGCTTAAAAAACATTAAAGGCAGGGGGGGACTGACGCTGGTTCAATCGCCGCAAACAGCACAAGCCCCGCAAATGCCGGAACATGCCATTGCTAATGCCCGGCCTGACTTTATCGTACCTTTGCAGGACATAGGCGCTCTGCTTTGCCGTATCTTTTTGGTGAAAGCTGTTAACGGCGGCAGGCAAAAGGGTGGCAGCCCTTAG